In a genomic window of Arachnia rubra:
- the ptsP gene encoding phosphoenolpyruvate--protein phosphotransferase encodes MSAESTARVSLRAPLTGVMVPLGDVPDPVFARKMVGDGFSIDPLEGRLTSPVSGEVVDLQPSRHAVTIRSAEGLEILMHIGLDTVRLGGEGFRAHVAEGQQVGAGDLLIDFDLDDVGRNAKSLLTQVVITNTELISGITPVTGLVNAGIDEAAVAELKAREEGDQESGAAVDAVSEALIVPNPTGLHARPTATLVALAKKYHSDIQLRRGDDSANAKSIVAIMSLAVACGEKVVVTAHGADANEAVEAISQGIREGLGEDCPTLPSGGVVSTEDTTPMPTITEPVAEAAGPRSGDWNLLLGASASPGLGIGRVVQLHHEDIVVEEFAEDRHKERRKLNSAIDRALLDLSALQKRMADESSEEKAAIFAAHQEILGDPELLDLAASAIDKGKSAAFAWRGAFNAFADQLAGLKNEVLAGRANDVRDVGQRVLEELTGQRSEKAELPENTILIAEELTPSDTAQLDRSRVVGFATTGGGASSHVAIIARSLDLPAVAGIEARALDIADDTLVVLDGSKGTLRMGVTDEEVARLRERQARMAERKAVEEAAKDEPAVTTDGHRVAVVANIGGVDDAVAAMGKGAEGVGLLRSEFVFMGRSTAPSESEQAQIYTDCAKALKPEQPLVIRTLDVGGDKPLAYLPIPAEENPFLGIRGVRVGLEQPEVLRTQIRAILASADAGAKLHVMFPMIATIDDWRRAKQIFDEERSKVPAWDRVSVGIMMEVPSVAVMARQFAAEDGCDFFSVGTNDLTSYTLAMDRGHPKLASQVDPCNPAVLALIGQAAEALHERGKWLGVCGGVASDPQAVPILVGLGVDELSCSIPAIPSVKAAVRAYSRERCKELADRAVVCATPAEVRALVPLDEA; translated from the coding sequence GGCTGACGTCGCCAGTCAGCGGGGAGGTGGTGGACCTTCAACCGTCTCGCCACGCTGTCACCATACGCAGTGCCGAAGGCCTTGAAATCCTGATGCATATAGGCTTGGACACCGTCCGCCTGGGCGGTGAGGGCTTCCGGGCGCATGTCGCAGAGGGGCAGCAGGTTGGTGCCGGAGATCTACTCATCGACTTTGACCTCGACGACGTGGGGCGCAATGCCAAGTCGCTCCTCACGCAGGTGGTCATTACCAATACCGAGCTGATCTCCGGGATCACCCCGGTCACGGGTCTGGTGAACGCCGGAATCGACGAGGCCGCCGTGGCGGAGCTCAAAGCACGTGAGGAGGGCGATCAGGAGTCGGGGGCCGCTGTGGACGCCGTCTCGGAGGCCCTGATCGTGCCGAACCCAACGGGCCTGCACGCCCGCCCAACCGCAACCCTCGTCGCGTTGGCCAAGAAGTACCACTCCGATATCCAGCTGCGCCGGGGCGACGACTCCGCGAACGCGAAGTCCATTGTCGCGATCATGAGCCTCGCGGTGGCCTGCGGTGAGAAGGTCGTCGTCACCGCGCATGGAGCAGATGCCAACGAGGCCGTGGAAGCCATATCCCAGGGTATCCGCGAGGGTCTTGGGGAGGATTGCCCAACCCTGCCCAGCGGTGGCGTGGTCAGCACCGAGGACACCACCCCCATGCCCACCATCACGGAGCCAGTCGCGGAGGCTGCCGGCCCGCGGTCGGGGGACTGGAATCTGCTGCTCGGCGCCTCAGCCTCTCCGGGGCTCGGCATCGGGCGTGTGGTTCAGCTCCACCATGAGGACATCGTGGTGGAGGAGTTCGCCGAGGACCGTCACAAGGAGCGGCGCAAGCTGAACTCCGCCATCGACCGGGCCTTGCTCGACCTGTCTGCCCTGCAGAAGCGGATGGCGGACGAGTCCTCCGAGGAGAAGGCCGCGATCTTCGCCGCCCACCAGGAGATCCTGGGTGATCCCGAGCTTCTCGACTTGGCTGCCTCGGCCATCGACAAGGGCAAGTCCGCCGCGTTCGCCTGGCGTGGCGCCTTCAACGCCTTCGCCGACCAACTGGCCGGCCTGAAGAACGAGGTGCTCGCCGGGCGCGCCAACGATGTGCGCGACGTCGGGCAGCGGGTGCTTGAGGAGCTCACCGGCCAGCGTTCCGAGAAGGCGGAACTGCCGGAGAACACCATCCTGATTGCCGAGGAGCTCACTCCCTCCGACACCGCGCAACTGGATCGCAGCCGCGTGGTCGGTTTCGCCACCACGGGTGGCGGGGCCTCCTCACACGTGGCGATCATCGCACGGTCCCTCGACCTCCCCGCGGTAGCAGGAATCGAGGCGCGGGCCCTCGACATCGCCGACGACACCCTGGTGGTCCTCGATGGGTCGAAGGGCACCCTGCGCATGGGCGTCACGGACGAGGAGGTCGCCCGGCTGCGGGAGCGGCAGGCGCGCATGGCGGAGCGCAAGGCGGTCGAGGAGGCCGCCAAGGATGAGCCTGCCGTCACCACCGACGGCCATCGGGTGGCGGTGGTGGCCAACATCGGGGGAGTGGACGATGCGGTTGCTGCCATGGGCAAGGGCGCGGAAGGCGTCGGCCTGCTACGCAGCGAGTTCGTGTTCATGGGACGCTCCACCGCTCCCAGCGAGTCGGAGCAGGCGCAGATCTACACCGACTGCGCCAAGGCCCTCAAGCCCGAGCAGCCGCTGGTGATCCGGACTCTGGATGTCGGTGGGGACAAGCCACTGGCCTACCTGCCCATCCCGGCCGAGGAGAATCCCTTCCTCGGGATCCGGGGCGTCAGGGTCGGCCTGGAGCAGCCCGAGGTACTCCGCACCCAGATCCGGGCGATCCTGGCCTCCGCGGATGCTGGGGCCAAGCTGCACGTGATGTTCCCCATGATCGCCACCATCGACGACTGGCGCCGGGCGAAGCAGATCTTCGATGAGGAACGTTCCAAAGTGCCTGCGTGGGACCGGGTCAGCGTGGGCATCATGATGGAGGTGCCCTCCGTCGCGGTCATGGCCAGGCAGTTCGCGGCCGAGGATGGGTGCGACTTCTTCAGCGTCGGCACCAATGACCTCACCAGCTACACCCTCGCCATGGACCGCGGCCACCCCAAGCTGGCCAGCCAGGTCGATCCGTGCAACCCAGCTGTGCTGGCTCTCATCGGACAGGCCGCCGAGGCCCTCCATGAGCGCGGCAAGTGGCTGGGCGTGTGTGGTGGCGTCGCCTCCGACCCGCAGGCGGTGCCGATCCTCGTCGGCCTCGGAGTCGATGAGCTGAGTTGTTCCATTCCCGCGATCCCCTCGGTCAAGGCGGCTGTGCGTGCGTATTCACGCGAGCGTTGCAAGGAGCTTGCTGACCGGGCGGTCGTCTGTGCCACCCCCGCTGAAGTACGTGCCCTCGTCCCGCTGGACGAGGCGTGA